The following proteins are encoded in a genomic region of Verrucomicrobiota bacterium:
- a CDS encoding flagellar basal body-associated FliL family protein has translation MADAPEQAPAPADGTGGGGEGGQPAQAAPAGGGEGGQPAQAAPAGKGGLASYLPLIIVLVLTPLLAIGTIQLKSWLDKKKASAPPEEHEAAANEKEHAPAKAENSHGGGGHGAKEKGAKKPKATGRNTKLPVPLTRDAVAYHPGDDTKEGDSPKYVLLDLKGEPRDEAKSDKIVVNLAGTSATRFAVARLSLLGEHQELVERVNFNRERLLDVASGTLSSLTLDDVEKPGFRNLLRQQLVALFNDIMGRGTIQEVIITEFIVQ, from the coding sequence ATGGCTGATGCGCCTGAACAAGCACCTGCGCCTGCTGATGGAACTGGCGGTGGCGGCGAAGGGGGGCAACCGGCCCAAGCCGCTCCAGCCGGCGGCGGCGAAGGGGGGCAACCGGCCCAAGCCGCTCCAGCCGGCAAGGGAGGCCTCGCCTCCTATTTGCCGCTGATCATTGTGTTGGTTCTGACTCCGCTGCTGGCCATCGGCACTATTCAGTTGAAGTCCTGGTTGGACAAGAAGAAGGCTTCTGCGCCACCCGAAGAACACGAGGCGGCGGCGAATGAAAAGGAGCATGCCCCAGCGAAAGCGGAGAATTCCCATGGCGGAGGAGGACATGGAGCGAAGGAAAAAGGGGCTAAGAAACCAAAAGCCACGGGGCGAAATACAAAACTGCCGGTGCCGTTGACTCGCGATGCCGTGGCCTATCATCCGGGAGACGACACGAAGGAAGGCGATTCTCCCAAATACGTGCTGCTCGACCTGAAGGGCGAACCGCGAGACGAGGCGAAGTCGGACAAGATTGTCGTGAACCTCGCGGGCACGAGTGCGACGCGGTTCGCCGTGGCGCGCCTGTCGTTGCTGGGCGAGCATCAGGAGTTGGTCGAGCGCGTGAATTTCAATCGAGAGCGGTTGCTGGACGTTGCTTCGGGCACGCTCTCCAGCCTCACGCTGGACGACGTGGAAAAGCCGGGGTTCAGGAATCTTTTGCGGCAACAGTTGGTGGC
- a CDS encoding flagellar hook-basal body complex protein translates to MLRALNTGITGIRQFQTNLDTIGNNLANVSTIGYKAGRVEFADTLNQTLRAGTPDAGASRSGTASVQVGNGVEVSSVRNLFTQGAITQTGVTTDMAISGEGFFIVKSSSGEFFATRAGSFRVDSSGFLVTDQGFRVQGFSAATAAVGTAYADTDSQGDIKLDKPTTLPTGLGTGAATAGVQNISIDGSGNINMLLSDGSQFVRGKILLQRFSNPNALLKQGNSLFSGLTVSGPLTTPTATNAFGATPTTNSATSNGLGRIESGALEMSNVDIAREFSNMITTQRAFQANARVVTTSDNILQEIVQLVR, encoded by the coding sequence ATGCTTCGAGCACTCAACACTGGCATCACGGGAATCCGGCAATTCCAAACGAACCTCGACACCATCGGCAACAATTTGGCCAACGTGAGCACGATCGGCTACAAAGCCGGCCGGGTGGAATTTGCAGACACGCTCAATCAAACACTCCGCGCGGGAACTCCCGACGCCGGAGCCAGCCGTTCCGGCACGGCCTCGGTGCAGGTCGGCAACGGCGTTGAGGTCTCCTCCGTGCGAAACTTGTTTACTCAGGGTGCGATCACGCAGACCGGAGTCACAACCGACATGGCAATCAGCGGCGAAGGATTTTTCATTGTAAAAAGCTCCTCCGGTGAATTCTTCGCGACACGTGCCGGTAGCTTCCGGGTAGATTCCAGCGGGTTCCTGGTGACGGATCAGGGTTTTCGGGTTCAGGGCTTCAGTGCGGCGACAGCAGCAGTGGGCACAGCCTATGCGGACACGGACTCACAAGGAGATATCAAGCTGGATAAGCCGACAACTTTGCCCACGGGACTCGGCACCGGTGCCGCCACCGCCGGTGTCCAAAACATCAGCATCGATGGGAGCGGAAACATCAACATGCTCCTGAGTGACGGCAGTCAATTCGTTCGCGGCAAGATTCTGTTGCAGAGATTCTCGAATCCGAACGCGCTGCTCAAGCAGGGAAATAGCCTTTTCAGCGGCTTGACCGTGTCTGGGCCATTGACCACGCCGACCGCCACAAATGCCTTCGGCGCGACTCCCACGACAAACTCTGCGACGAGCAACGGCCTGGGCCGCATCGAAAGCGGTGCGTTGGAAATGTCGAATGTTGACATTGCGCGCGAGTTTTCCAATATGATCACGACTCAACGCGCGTTCCAGGCGAACGCCCGGGTGGTCACGACAAGCGACAATATTTTGCAGGAAATCGTCCAGTTGGTCAGATAA